A portion of the Cyanobium sp. PCC 7001 genome contains these proteins:
- a CDS encoding DUF6716 putative glycosyltransferase: protein MSSVLLIADSDSQLLYCEALAREHAAHGVNLTINLIPREGTPEAVKRRMHQLAEVQERSMGALLQDPELSRYSAIGVFLTGSKIAAFRSAYVRSREQHPARQALLFCGFNGVVLERFEEGITWRLGYDLICLNGPRDETRFHRLVRHTPYHSQRCVITGLRRSVVTAPPPPMARKRQLVFAEQVAMPSRLEERERLTALLVAVARRFPDWQIVIKPRVAPHEATFHETGEHIATTLGRISQARPAGNLTVSYRPLPELLRESRLFATVSSTAFFDALDQGCTPLIVADLGVRNDLGTDFFGGCGLLTELESLDSLEALVDRSVCPDWLHWVGYDPAFSPANLFATLRTLQDSDPRPCPPELQQRGYVVNSADLSSNQLRLNAEEAIAGRDYQEAAKLLEMAALQRPDNGNIRRRLRAVRTRHRLWRRILLLASPRFKL, encoded by the coding sequence ATGAGCTCCGTCCTTCTGATCGCCGATTCCGACAGCCAGCTGCTGTACTGCGAAGCCCTGGCACGGGAGCACGCGGCCCACGGGGTGAACCTGACGATCAACCTGATTCCCCGTGAGGGAACCCCGGAAGCGGTGAAGCGGCGCATGCATCAGCTGGCCGAGGTGCAGGAGCGGAGCATGGGGGCATTGCTTCAGGATCCCGAGCTCAGCCGCTACAGCGCCATCGGGGTCTTCCTGACGGGCAGCAAGATCGCGGCGTTCCGCAGCGCCTATGTGCGCTCCCGTGAGCAACACCCGGCCCGGCAGGCCCTGCTGTTCTGTGGCTTCAACGGGGTGGTGCTGGAGCGCTTTGAAGAGGGCATCACCTGGCGATTGGGCTATGACCTCATCTGCCTCAACGGTCCCCGCGATGAAACCCGGTTCCATCGGCTGGTGCGTCACACCCCTTACCACAGCCAGCGCTGCGTGATCACCGGCCTGCGCCGGTCCGTGGTGACGGCTCCTCCACCCCCGATGGCGCGGAAGCGCCAGCTGGTCTTCGCCGAACAGGTGGCCATGCCGTCGCGGCTGGAGGAACGGGAGCGCCTGACCGCCCTGCTGGTGGCCGTGGCACGCCGCTTCCCGGATTGGCAGATCGTGATCAAGCCCAGGGTCGCCCCCCATGAGGCCACCTTCCATGAGACCGGGGAGCACATCGCCACCACGCTGGGCCGGATCAGCCAGGCCCGGCCTGCCGGCAACCTCACGGTCTCGTACAGGCCCCTTCCGGAGCTGCTGAGGGAAAGCCGCCTGTTCGCCACCGTCTCCTCCACGGCGTTCTTCGATGCCCTGGACCAGGGCTGCACCCCTCTGATCGTGGCCGACCTGGGCGTGCGCAACGATCTGGGAACGGATTTCTTCGGCGGCTGCGGCCTGTTGACCGAGCTGGAGAGCCTCGACAGTCTCGAGGCTCTGGTGGATCGGTCCGTCTGCCCGGACTGGCTGCACTGGGTGGGCTATGACCCGGCCTTCTCGCCGGCCAACCTGTTCGCAACGCTCCGGACGCTCCAGGACTCCGATCCCAGGCCCTGCCCCCCCGAGCTGCAACAACGGGGCTACGTGGTGAACTCCGCCGACCTGTCCAGCAACCAGCTGCGGCTGAACGCGGAGGAGGCCATCGCCGGCCGCGACTACCAGGAAGCGGCCAAGCTGCTGGAGATGGCCGCCCTGCAACGGCCCGACAACGGCAACATCCGACGCAGGCTCAGGGCGGTGCGCACACGCCATCGCCTGTGGCGCAGGATTCTCCTGCTGGCGAGCCCAAGGTTCAAGCTGTAA